Proteins encoded by one window of Dehalococcoidales bacterium:
- the hisS gene encoding histidine--tRNA ligase codes for MYQAPRGTADILPAEQAYRRYIEQKASLICGLYGYERIDTPTFENTKLFTRSIGDGTDIVEKEMYSFQDKGGNDITLRPEGTASVCRAYIEHGMANLPQPVKLFYLTSIYRYERPQAGRLREFHQFGYEAIGDADPVIDAEVIEMAWRFYESLGLKKLSLIVNSIGCSECRPNYLQKLRDYYDNCGEQLCKDCQTRRERNTLRLLDCKQPGCQKLIDNAPKSADYLCDSCAEHFNLLKKYLDDIGLPYSISHRLVRGLDYYTRTVFEIQPETEGAQNTLGGGGRYDNLIAELGGKPTAAIGFAAGIERIILNLKREDVQIPVISKPAVFLANMGENAKLAAVKLASDLRHAGIGIIQSTGTKSLKAQLRQANNLNMRFAIIIGDEEVASQTVVLKDMAAAGQENLSWDCLIPKLKEILTAST; via the coding sequence GTGTATCAGGCACCTCGAGGCACAGCGGATATTTTACCCGCAGAACAGGCTTATCGCCGATATATCGAGCAGAAAGCCTCTTTGATCTGCGGTTTGTACGGTTATGAGCGAATAGATACCCCTACGTTTGAAAACACAAAGCTTTTTACCCGCAGTATCGGGGACGGAACGGATATCGTCGAAAAAGAAATGTATTCTTTTCAGGATAAAGGCGGTAACGATATTACGTTAAGACCTGAAGGAACCGCCTCGGTTTGCCGCGCTTATATCGAACACGGGATGGCAAACTTGCCGCAACCGGTAAAGCTGTTTTATTTAACTTCAATCTACCGCTACGAAAGGCCGCAAGCCGGTCGTTTAAGGGAGTTCCATCAATTCGGCTACGAGGCAATCGGAGATGCCGACCCCGTAATTGATGCCGAAGTAATTGAAATGGCATGGCGATTCTATGAATCACTCGGCCTTAAAAAATTGTCGCTAATCGTTAACAGTATCGGCTGTTCCGAATGCCGCCCGAATTATCTGCAAAAATTACGCGATTATTATGACAACTGCGGCGAGCAGCTTTGTAAAGACTGCCAAACCAGAAGGGAACGCAACACTTTAAGGCTTTTGGATTGCAAACAACCCGGCTGTCAAAAACTGATTGATAACGCTCCCAAAAGCGCCGATTATTTATGTGATAGCTGTGCCGAACATTTTAATTTATTAAAAAAATACCTTGATGATATCGGCTTGCCGTATTCAATAAGCCATCGGCTGGTTCGAGGGCTGGATTACTATACGAGAACAGTTTTTGAAATCCAGCCGGAAACAGAAGGCGCACAAAACACCCTCGGCGGCGGAGGACGCTACGATAACCTAATAGCGGAACTGGGCGGTAAACCCACTGCGGCAATCGGATTTGCCGCCGGAATTGAAAGGATTATTCTCAACCTTAAAAGGGAGGATGTTCAGATTCCGGTAATCAGTAAACCGGCGGTCTTTTTGGCAAACATGGGCGAAAATGCCAAGCTGGCAGCGGTAAAATTGGCATCCGATTTAAGGCATGCCGGCATCGGCATAATTCAATCAACGGGAACAAAGAGTTTAAAGGCACAATTAAGGCAAGCCAATAATCTTAATATGCGCTTTGCAATTATTATCGGCGACGAGGAAGTGGCCTCGCAAACCGTTGTTTTAAAAGATATGGCCGCCGCCGGACAAGAAAATTTATCCTGGGACTGTTTAATCCCCAAACTAAAAGAAATTTTAACCGCAAGCACTTAA
- a CDS encoding bifunctional (p)ppGpp synthetase/guanosine-3',5'-bis(diphosphate) 3'-pyrophosphohydrolase produces the protein MLKQKNVTVNKLLEKAAAYLPPEKVALVERAYKFAEKAHEGQFRESGEPYLEHPLQVAIMLADLQLDAGTLAASLMHDVCEDCGVPLSEIEGEFGTEVAKLVDGVTKLSQLSLHLPEEVVLKSSTADGQQQAESLRKMLVAMAEDLRVVFIKLADRLHNMRTLDALPPEKQRRVARETMDIYAPLAHRLGIWELKWELEDLSFRYLEPKRYEQLSKMVAGKRDEREAFIKKVIEIVKEEFARVGFKAEITGRPKHLYSINQKIQKYEAQNKQFNDIYDLFALRVLVDTVQDCYNAVGIVHSMWHPVPGAFDDYIANPKPNGYQSLHTVVLSFGTTPIEIQIRTHDMHYTDEYGIAAHWRYKEGKKESSPYEERIGWLRQLIDWHRELSGTEEFLESVKTDIFIDQVFVFTPKGEVKDLPKGATPLDFAYRIHTELGHRCVGAKVNGRLVSLSSRLSNGDVVEIITTKRDKGPSRDWMNPHLGYVHTSHAREKIRQWFKRQEREENIEQGRILLDKELKQLGMRDTDRESIAKSFKYSSVDEFLAAIGYGGVNIESIALKLASHQEQPRLIPETVQPKKIKSEVQVLGVGELLTNIAQCCNPVPGDDIVGYVTRSRGITIHRRDCYNVINEDEKERLIEVEWGQTEAQYPVSVQVNAWDRVGLVRDVSTVIAEEKVNIFNMTVTENEDRITTITLTLETKGLVHLSRVLGRIGGVKGVLSINRV, from the coding sequence ATGTTAAAACAAAAAAACGTAACGGTCAATAAATTATTGGAAAAAGCCGCTGCTTATTTGCCGCCTGAAAAGGTGGCTTTGGTGGAGCGCGCCTATAAGTTTGCCGAAAAGGCGCACGAAGGGCAGTTCCGTGAATCGGGGGAACCTTACCTCGAACATCCGCTGCAAGTGGCAATTATGTTGGCCGATTTGCAACTGGATGCCGGTACTTTGGCAGCGTCCCTGATGCATGATGTTTGCGAAGATTGCGGTGTGCCTCTTTCTGAGATTGAAGGAGAGTTTGGGACTGAGGTTGCCAAGTTAGTTGACGGGGTGACCAAGTTATCGCAGCTTTCGTTGCATTTACCCGAGGAAGTGGTGCTTAAAAGCAGTACGGCTGACGGTCAACAGCAAGCCGAAAGCCTCCGTAAAATGCTGGTTGCGATGGCGGAGGATTTGCGGGTTGTTTTTATTAAGCTCGCAGACCGCTTACATAATATGCGCACCCTTGATGCTTTGCCGCCGGAAAAACAACGCCGTGTTGCCCGTGAAACAATGGATATCTATGCCCCATTAGCACATCGTTTGGGGATATGGGAATTAAAATGGGAATTGGAAGACCTTTCATTCCGCTATCTTGAACCCAAAAGATACGAACAATTATCAAAAATGGTTGCCGGTAAACGTGACGAACGCGAAGCGTTTATTAAAAAGGTCATCGAAATCGTTAAAGAAGAATTTGCGCGGGTCGGATTTAAGGCCGAAATAACCGGCCGCCCGAAGCATTTATACAGCATTAATCAGAAAATCCAGAAGTATGAGGCACAGAATAAACAGTTTAACGATATTTATGACCTCTTTGCGTTAAGGGTCTTGGTTGATACGGTGCAAGATTGCTACAACGCGGTCGGCATAGTGCACAGTATGTGGCATCCCGTTCCGGGGGCCTTTGACGACTATATCGCCAATCCTAAACCGAACGGTTATCAATCGCTGCATACCGTGGTTCTGTCGTTTGGTACCACCCCGATTGAAATTCAGATACGCACACACGATATGCACTATACTGATGAATACGGAATTGCTGCCCATTGGCGCTATAAAGAGGGCAAAAAGGAATCCTCGCCCTATGAGGAAAGAATCGGATGGTTAAGACAGCTTATTGATTGGCACCGGGAATTAAGCGGTACCGAAGAATTCCTTGAATCGGTTAAAACCGATATTTTCATTGATCAGGTCTTCGTTTTTACCCCTAAAGGCGAGGTTAAAGACCTTCCGAAAGGGGCGACACCCTTAGATTTTGCTTATCGGATTCATACCGAACTTGGGCATCGATGTGTCGGCGCAAAAGTAAACGGACGATTAGTGTCGTTAAGCTCACGCCTTAGTAACGGGGATGTGGTGGAAATTATAACCACAAAACGTGATAAGGGCCCCAGCAGGGACTGGATGAATCCGCACTTAGGCTATGTTCATACTTCGCATGCCCGCGAAAAAATCCGCCAATGGTTTAAGCGACAAGAGCGCGAAGAAAACATTGAGCAGGGTCGCATTCTTTTGGATAAAGAACTTAAACAGTTGGGAATGAGAGACACCGACCGCGAATCAATTGCCAAATCGTTTAAATACTCAAGCGTGGACGAATTCCTGGCTGCTATAGGGTACGGCGGTGTCAATATTGAGAGCATTGCTTTAAAATTGGCTTCACATCAGGAACAGCCGCGCCTGATTCCGGAAACGGTCCAGCCTAAAAAAATTAAGTCCGAAGTGCAGGTACTGGGTGTCGGCGAGCTTCTAACGAATATTGCCCAATGCTGCAACCCGGTTCCCGGCGATGATATTGTCGGGTATGTAACGCGCAGCCGCGGCATAACGATTCATCGCCGTGATTGTTATAACGTAATCAACGAGGATGAAAAAGAAAGACTGATTGAGGTAGAGTGGGGACAAACCGAGGCGCAATATCCGGTTAGTGTTCAGGTTAACGCTTGGGATAGGGTCGGTTTGGTACGGGATGTCTCTACCGTAATTGCCGAAGAAAAAGTGAATATCTTCAATATGACAGTCACCGAAAACGAAGATCGGATTACAACAATTACGCTTACGCTCGAAACTAAGGGGTTGGTGCATCTGAGCCGTGTTCTTGGCAGAATCGGCGGGGTCAAGGGTGTACTAAGTATTAACCGCGTTTAA
- the rpsT gene encoding 30S ribosomal protein S20 yields MPNIESAKKQQRKSLKRKTVNKTNVSKTRTALKIAEASIASGDLQKAEQDVKAAASALDRAVGKGVVHSNNASRHKSRLEKGLNKAKAASAE; encoded by the coding sequence TTGCCTAATATTGAATCAGCTAAAAAACAGCAGAGAAAATCGCTGAAAAGAAAGACTGTCAACAAAACTAACGTTAGTAAAACCAGAACCGCTTTGAAAATAGCGGAAGCATCAATTGCCTCCGGCGATTTGCAAAAAGCCGAACAGGATGTTAAAGCTGCCGCAAGCGCTTTGGATAGAGCAGTAGGTAAGGGTGTTGTCCACTCCAACAATGCTTCTCGTCATAAGTCCAGGTTGGAAAAAGGGCTTAACAAAGCTAAAGCCGCTTCTGCCGAATAG
- the lexA gene encoding transcriptional repressor LexA — translation MKTEGLSGRQQRILEFIYKFRKDYSYPPSVRDIVAGCGLSSTSVADYNLKILEKKNLIRCRKEVSRGIELLSLPSLSESLNVPIIGHIAAGEPIPVPDNDAWDITSNADTIEVTRDIIRGKEGVYALKVKGNSMIEDLINDGDLVLLQSVNVVENGETAAIWLKSEKEATLKHFYREPSGRIRLQPANSQMSPIYTDSANVEIQGKVIAVIRRMD, via the coding sequence TTGAAAACCGAAGGCTTGTCGGGCAGGCAGCAACGTATTCTTGAATTTATCTATAAATTCCGGAAAGATTACAGTTACCCTCCCAGCGTGCGTGATATTGTTGCCGGGTGCGGTTTAAGCTCCACCTCGGTTGCTGACTACAACCTCAAAATTCTTGAAAAAAAGAACCTAATCCGCTGCCGTAAAGAAGTTTCGCGCGGGATAGAGTTACTTTCCCTGCCTAGTTTAAGCGAAAGCCTGAATGTTCCCATTATCGGGCATATTGCTGCCGGCGAGCCGATACCGGTCCCCGATAACGATGCGTGGGATATTACCTCAAATGCGGATACGATAGAAGTTACCCGTGATATTATCCGCGGCAAAGAGGGGGTTTATGCTCTAAAGGTAAAGGGTAATTCAATGATTGAAGACCTGATTAACGATGGCGATCTTGTTCTTTTACAATCGGTTAACGTCGTTGAAAACGGAGAAACCGCCGCTATCTGGTTAAAATCCGAAAAAGAAGCAACCCTTAAACATTTTTACCGGGAACCCTCGGGCAGAATTCGCCTCCAACCGGCAAACAGCCAAATGAGCCCGATTTATACCGACTCCGCAAACGTTGAGATTCAAGGTAAAGTGATTGCCGTTATCCGGCGTATGGATTAG
- a CDS encoding glycerol-3-phosphate acyltransferase, with protein MSEALAVIIGYLLGTIPTAYIVTRLWVGKDIRTLGGGNVGFMNVFREVGIAPALIVVTTDIAKGVIAVVIAKYGLNAADSFVLISGLASVIGHNWMPWLRFTGGKGMATAIGIIIASLIAYGYPLQLGIFFVIIIIPLAITKNVPLAMALALIALPFMVWISTQSALATTMAALLFLISFIKFLPTAVLAIKNTKRKRDLIFDTIKAKSKEEKPK; from the coding sequence ATGTCTGAAGCTCTGGCTGTTATTATTGGCTACCTGTTGGGGACAATTCCCACTGCCTATATCGTTACCCGTCTTTGGGTCGGCAAGGATATCCGCACGCTCGGCGGCGGAAATGTCGGCTTTATGAATGTCTTTCGCGAGGTTGGGATTGCACCTGCGCTGATTGTCGTCACCACCGATATCGCTAAGGGCGTTATTGCCGTTGTTATCGCCAAATACGGGCTTAATGCCGCAGATTCCTTTGTTTTAATTAGCGGATTGGCATCTGTTATCGGCCATAATTGGATGCCTTGGCTGCGATTTACCGGCGGCAAAGGAATGGCAACCGCTATCGGTATTATTATCGCCTCACTGATAGCGTACGGCTATCCGCTTCAACTGGGAATCTTTTTTGTTATCATCATTATTCCCTTGGCAATCACCAAAAATGTACCGCTTGCAATGGCTTTGGCTCTTATTGCCCTTCCGTTTATGGTATGGATCAGTACACAATCGGCCCTTGCGACAACTATGGCCGCCCTTTTATTTTTAATCAGTTTTATTAAGTTTTTACCGACCGCTGTCTTGGCAATCAAAAATACTAAGCGCAAAAGGGATTTGATTTTCGACACAATTAAAGCTAAATCCAAAGAAGAAAAACCGAAGTAG
- a CDS encoding branched-chain amino acid transaminase: MPSIAFLNNEFIPLEDAKVGIMTHALHYGTAVFEGIRGNWNEDKKQVFIFRLKEHYERLAEGSAFLKMKIPYSTEELCQITVDIVQKSGFKEDIYIRPLSYKSTQAMGVRLHDLENDFFVFAIPWGRYLETDACRCCISSWRRPADNVIPPSAKITGLYVNNALTKSEAVSRGFDEGIMLTHDGFVSEGSGENIFVIKDGKIFTPTTKDSILKGITRDTVMILAKNELGIDTIEKKISLDELYNADECFLTGTAAHLTPVTEIEDKKMGNGHAGEITLKLQKLYFDVIKGKNEKYIEWCTPVY; this comes from the coding sequence ATGCCGTCAATCGCTTTTTTAAACAATGAATTTATCCCGCTGGAAGATGCCAAAGTCGGCATTATGACCCATGCTCTCCATTACGGAACCGCGGTGTTCGAGGGCATCCGCGGTAACTGGAACGAAGACAAAAAGCAGGTTTTTATTTTCCGCCTCAAAGAACATTACGAACGCTTAGCCGAGGGCAGCGCCTTTCTAAAAATGAAAATACCCTACTCCACCGAAGAATTATGCCAAATAACCGTCGATATCGTCCAAAAAAGCGGCTTTAAAGAAGATATTTATATTCGCCCCCTCTCCTACAAAAGCACACAGGCGATGGGCGTGCGTTTGCATGACTTGGAAAACGACTTTTTTGTTTTTGCAATTCCGTGGGGCAGATATCTTGAAACAGATGCTTGCCGCTGCTGCATTTCATCTTGGAGAAGACCTGCCGATAACGTTATCCCGCCCAGTGCCAAAATAACCGGTTTATACGTAAATAATGCCCTTACAAAATCGGAGGCTGTATCGAGGGGGTTTGATGAGGGGATTATGCTCACTCATGACGGATTTGTATCCGAAGGCAGCGGTGAAAATATCTTTGTTATCAAAGACGGTAAAATCTTTACACCGACTACCAAAGACAGCATCTTAAAGGGGATTACCCGCGATACCGTTATGATTTTAGCCAAAAACGAGCTTGGAATCGACACGATTGAAAAGAAAATCAGCCTCGATGAGCTGTATAACGCCGATGAGTGCTTCTTAACCGGCACCGCCGCCCATCTGACCCCGGTAACCGAAATAGAGGATAAAAAAATGGGTAACGGGCATGCGGGAGAAATTACCCTAAAGCTGCAAAAGCTTTATTTTGACGTTATCAAAGGCAAAAATGAAAAGTACATCGAATGGTGTACTCCCGTTTATTAA
- a CDS encoding DsrE family protein: MKILLILNKTPYDGTDVTWNALRLAEKLAEKGTDLRIFLMNDSIDLAKEGLPVPEGYFNLTEMLAALIAKGIAVKVCGSCIARCGIYKDKPLINGAIQSTMPELAEWVIESDRVISF; the protein is encoded by the coding sequence ATGAAAATATTGCTTATTTTGAATAAAACCCCTTATGACGGAACCGATGTTACCTGGAATGCGCTTAGGCTCGCCGAAAAGTTAGCCGAAAAAGGTACGGATTTAAGAATATTCTTGATGAACGATTCAATTGATTTAGCTAAAGAAGGGCTGCCGGTTCCCGAAGGTTATTTTAATTTAACGGAAATGCTTGCCGCCCTGATTGCTAAAGGAATAGCAGTAAAAGTTTGCGGTTCCTGCATCGCCCGTTGCGGGATATACAAAGATAAACCGCTCATAAACGGAGCAATCCAATCAACAATGCCCGAACTTGCCGAATGGGTAATTGAATCCGATCGGGTTATTTCGTTTTAA
- a CDS encoding J domain-containing protein: MNFIDIDKARKTLNLGELATIKEIKANYRKLAVRHHPDKKGAEESDEMMKELNQAYKVLLDYCAAYKYSFKEDAVANVYPYEEQMRKWKDNWFDSI; this comes from the coding sequence ATGAATTTCATTGATATCGATAAAGCAAGAAAGACCTTAAATCTGGGAGAACTGGCAACCATTAAAGAAATTAAAGCCAACTATCGCAAGCTTGCCGTTCGCCACCATCCCGATAAAAAAGGGGCTGAAGAAAGCGACGAGATGATGAAAGAGCTTAACCAAGCCTATAAGGTTCTGCTTGATTATTGTGCCGCCTACAAATACAGTTTCAAGGAAGATGCGGTTGCCAATGTTTATCCTTACGAAGAACAAATGCGAAAATGGAAAGATAACTGGTTCGACAGTATTTAA
- a CDS encoding class I SAM-dependent methyltransferase, with the protein MLFEEISGQDSDATDIDCCAAFNKYAAEYDNWFNQKGRVAFATEVNAFKAILPELSKPWLEIGAGSGRFSLALGIETGIEPSAKMAEIARSRGVQVFVTQGEHTPFEANSFGAVFLIVTLCFLDSPLIVLKEINRILVPDGKLVLGLVLKESPWGKFYIQKKKEGHRFYKYATFYSFDEIKELLLKSGFVTDSVVSTLFQAPENLNTIEEPQTGYHPAAGFTIITAKKI; encoded by the coding sequence ATGCTATTTGAAGAGATTTCCGGACAGGATTCGGATGCTACCGATATTGATTGCTGCGCCGCCTTTAACAAATACGCCGCAGAATACGACAATTGGTTTAACCAAAAAGGGCGCGTCGCATTTGCCACAGAGGTTAACGCCTTTAAAGCAATCCTGCCAGAACTATCGAAACCGTGGCTGGAAATAGGAGCCGGCAGCGGCCGTTTTAGCCTGGCGCTGGGGATTGAAACCGGTATTGAACCTTCTGCCAAAATGGCTGAGATTGCCAGAAGCAGAGGGGTTCAGGTTTTTGTTACCCAAGGAGAACACACACCTTTTGAAGCTAACTCTTTCGGGGCGGTTTTTTTAATTGTTACGCTCTGTTTTTTGGATTCACCCTTAATTGTTCTCAAAGAAATTAACCGCATTTTAGTCCCCGACGGCAAATTGGTGCTTGGGCTTGTTTTAAAAGAAAGCCCGTGGGGTAAGTTTTACATACAAAAGAAAAAAGAGGGGCATCGCTTTTACAAATATGCCACTTTCTACAGTTTTGACGAGATAAAAGAGTTGCTTCTAAAAAGCGGATTTGTAACTGATTCCGTCGTTTCGACGCTTTTTCAGGCGCCCGAAAATTTAAATACCATCGAAGAGCCTCAAACAGGTTATCACCCCGCAGCCGGTTTTACGATAATTACCGCTAAGAAGATCTGA
- a CDS encoding DUF5320 domain-containing protein: MPRFDGTGPRGMGPMTGGRRGFCNAPAAMAMERPYGYGYGYGRGRGRGAGFGYATPAFSGYHQELDSLKSEMQSLKDTLNRIESQLNEIK, translated from the coding sequence ATGCCAAGATTTGACGGAACAGGACCCCGCGGAATGGGGCCGATGACAGGCGGAAGAAGAGGATTTTGTAATGCACCCGCGGCAATGGCAATGGAACGCCCTTACGGGTATGGTTACGGATACGGACGAGGACGCGGACGAGGAGCCGGCTTCGGTTACGCAACTCCCGCTTTTTCCGGTTATCACCAAGAGCTGGATAGTCTAAAAAGTGAAATGCAATCGCTTAAAGACACGTTAAACAGGATTGAATCCCAACTTAACGAAATTAAATAG
- a CDS encoding DUF5320 domain-containing protein, which translates to MPGFDGTGPRGTGPMTGGGRGFCVMTESETTDSPPNKERGVDYADELSSTYEQRAEIDALKNEVKELKDTLAKIGSQIEKLVEK; encoded by the coding sequence ATGCCGGGATTTGACGGGACAGGACCCCGTGGAACGGGGCCGATGACAGGCGGCGGCCGGGGTTTTTGTGTAATGACGGAATCGGAGACAACAGACAGCCCGCCTAACAAAGAACGCGGCGTGGACTATGCCGACGAGTTATCGTCAACATATGAACAAAGAGCGGAAATAGACGCCCTCAAAAACGAGGTGAAAGAGCTTAAGGATACTTTGGCTAAAATCGGATCTCAAATTGAAAAACTGGTTGAAAAATAA
- a CDS encoding NifB/NifX family molybdenum-iron cluster-binding protein codes for MKIAITASGTTLENNVDARFGRCSYFIIIDPDTMEYEFLENTAAQSGGGAGIAAARLMLEKGVSAVLTGSCGPNAYNVLAPAGVKIYSGVAGRIADVIEDYKEGRYKESAQADVSAHHGKS; via the coding sequence ATGAAAATAGCAATTACCGCATCGGGAACCACCCTTGAGAACAATGTTGACGCAAGGTTTGGGCGTTGTTCTTATTTTATTATTATTGATCCCGATACGATGGAGTACGAATTTCTCGAAAATACCGCCGCACAGTCGGGGGGTGGCGCAGGTATCGCCGCCGCTCGTTTGATGCTTGAAAAGGGGGTTAGCGCCGTTCTTACCGGAAGCTGCGGACCCAATGCCTATAACGTTTTAGCCCCGGCCGGAGTGAAGATATACAGCGGTGTTGCCGGCAGAATTGCGGATGTAATCGAAGATTATAAAGAAGGGCGCTACAAAGAAAGCGCTCAGGCTGATGTTTCCGCTCACCACGGTAAAAGTTAG
- a CDS encoding ATP-binding protein encodes MIIAVASGKGGTGKTLVSTGLALSLKDDYDVTVADCDVEGPNAHIFLKPLIQGKESVNNPVPVVETEKCTFCGICADVCAFNAIAVFGSRVMTFPQMCHGCGACSYLCPEDAITEQPRQIGEVEWGDADKIKFVSGTLTVGEAMSPPVIRQVKERSREGEIIIRDAPPGTSCPVVETVKDSDFCLLLTEPTPFGLNDLILAVETVRELNIPFGVVINRVGAGDAGVEDYCQKEKIPVLMRIPLDTEIAKTYSKGVALVDAMPQWKNRFVQLYQAIKELAR; translated from the coding sequence ATGATAATAGCCGTAGCCAGCGGAAAGGGCGGAACCGGCAAGACGCTTGTGTCTACCGGTCTCGCTCTTTCTTTAAAAGATGATTACGACGTTACAGTCGCCGATTGCGATGTGGAGGGGCCGAATGCCCATATTTTCTTAAAGCCCTTAATTCAAGGCAAGGAAAGTGTTAATAACCCGGTGCCGGTTGTGGAAACGGAAAAATGCACTTTTTGCGGGATATGCGCCGATGTATGCGCCTTTAATGCGATTGCTGTTTTTGGCAGCCGTGTGATGACCTTTCCGCAAATGTGCCACGGGTGCGGGGCATGCAGTTATCTTTGTCCCGAGGACGCTATTACGGAGCAGCCCCGGCAGATCGGAGAAGTTGAATGGGGCGATGCCGATAAAATTAAGTTTGTTAGCGGAACGCTTACTGTAGGCGAAGCTATGTCACCGCCTGTTATCCGCCAGGTTAAAGAGCGTTCCCGTGAAGGCGAAATTATTATCAGGGATGCCCCTCCGGGGACTTCCTGCCCGGTGGTTGAAACCGTTAAAGACAGTGATTTTTGCCTATTACTGACTGAGCCGACACCGTTCGGCCTAAACGATCTGATTTTAGCGGTGGAAACGGTAAGGGAATTAAATATCCCGTTTGGGGTGGTTATTAACAGGGTGGGGGCCGGTGATGCGGGGGTTGAAGATTATTGCCAAAAAGAAAAGATACCCGTCCTAATGAGGATTCCGCTCGATACCGAAATTGCCAAAACATATTCAAAAGGAGTTGCCTTGGTTGATGCGATGCCGCAGTGGAAAAACCGCTTTGTTCAACTTTATCAAGCCATAAAGGAGTTAGCGCGATGA
- a CDS encoding 4Fe-4S binding protein yields the protein MKELIILSGKGGTGKTSIVGSLAVLAENKVMADCDVDAADLHLLLSPQVRQKEEFWSGQTAFIDAKKCNHCGVCVDLCRFDAIHNFEVDPIACEGCGFCSHVCPTEAITMQDNMAGYLFVSDTKYGTLAHAKLGIAQENSGKLVARVRQEAKKIATATDAEYIICDGPPGMGCPVVSSLSGANMALLVVEPTLSGIHDMGRVLDVCRHFKVPALVCINKFDINEENTAKIENYCNEQNVKIMGKIPFDNVVTEAMIQGVPVVEFSDNKVSQEIKNLWQNVLKSLNEN from the coding sequence ATGAAAGAACTGATTATCTTAAGCGGTAAAGGCGGAACAGGTAAAACAAGTATCGTCGGCTCGCTTGCGGTGCTTGCCGAAAATAAGGTCATGGCCGATTGTGATGTTGATGCCGCTGATTTGCATTTGCTTTTGAGCCCTCAGGTTAGGCAAAAAGAAGAATTTTGGAGCGGACAGACGGCTTTTATCGATGCTAAAAAGTGTAATCATTGCGGCGTATGTGTAGATTTATGCCGTTTTGATGCAATTCATAATTTTGAAGTCGATCCGATTGCTTGTGAAGGTTGCGGTTTCTGTTCCCATGTTTGCCCGACCGAAGCGATTACGATGCAAGATAATATGGCCGGTTATTTATTTGTTTCGGATACAAAATACGGGACGTTGGCACATGCCAAGCTGGGAATAGCGCAGGAGAACTCGGGCAAACTGGTTGCCAGAGTGCGTCAAGAAGCCAAAAAAATAGCAACCGCAACGGACGCCGAATATATTATTTGCGACGGCCCCCCGGGAATGGGGTGTCCGGTAGTATCTTCGCTTTCGGGCGCCAATATGGCTTTGCTGGTAGTCGAGCCGACCCTTTCAGGGATACATGATATGGGAAGGGTGCTCGATGTTTGCCGCCATTTTAAGGTTCCGGCGCTTGTTTGCATCAATAAATTTGATATTAACGAAGAGAACACAGCCAAAATCGAAAATTACTGCAATGAACAAAATGTTAAAATTATGGGTAAAATCCCCTTTGATAACGTAGTTACGGAAGCAATGATTCAAGGGGTTCCGGTGGTTGAGTTTTCCGATAACAAGGTTTCGCAAGAAATCAAAAATCTTTGGCAAAATGTTTTAAAATCGTTAAACGAAAACTAA
- a CDS encoding CoA-binding protein, with the protein MQELIKEFMQQKKFAIVGASDNPLKFGNRIVKNLKARGYAVFPVNPRLKEVEGLVCYKRLADIPVAIDVVDFVVPPAVTEEVLKECFELGIQRIWLQPGSESTVAINYCYQKGLKIVHNACVLIN; encoded by the coding sequence ATGCAAGAATTAATTAAAGAGTTCATGCAGCAAAAGAAATTTGCGATAGTCGGTGCGTCCGATAACCCGCTAAAATTCGGGAACAGGATCGTTAAAAATTTAAAGGCTCGCGGTTACGCCGTTTTTCCGGTAAATCCGCGCCTTAAAGAGGTTGAGGGGTTGGTTTGTTACAAGCGCCTTGCCGATATTCCCGTTGCAATAGATGTGGTTGATTTTGTTGTTCCGCCCGCCGTAACCGAAGAGGTCTTAAAGGAATGTTTTGAGCTTGGCATTCAGCGTATTTGGCTGCAACCCGGTTCGGAAAGCACCGTTGCAATCAATTACTGCTATCAAAAGGGCTTAAAAATTGTTCATAATGCATGTGTTTTAATAAATTAA